A DNA window from Plasmodium brasilianum strain Bolivian I chromosome 12, whole genome shotgun sequence contains the following coding sequences:
- a CDS encoding RING zinc finger protein encodes MYLIPECCICRLSLKKNLCVEKNCGNIFHYACMKKWISVQKSCPLCKCTCYKKNLLYIYYEINEENKININENLVNKSKDELCEALIKYEAELIKTQNENEKYALEILTLTNKNKILSDTINKNNVKMNEDHCEKLKLKELKDAYLKDKIFLTTKIEEYDKELKKYKIVQNYLDDLNKEDLNKINLLFGFNILTLEEQQNVIHNYIKNCLSNQKKNEIVVKELNKNITEKDDQIQSLKEKLYKYKLNHDITDSNEQVSNDENDTKTIKIKNKIIRRVKTLESVRKNNRNSNDNSIYSKSKTANHNSLLNNSIGFMNFLNKKMNSSESPEQVNVTPKKRKYQPIEIDLLRNKSVDKIFNNLTDKNYHNENKKEYNSEVYSNPTDSGQTVNSLHNYKTQTPTSTSLKLLHTYKINRNKNRKSFPIQSTKITDFFRRI; translated from the coding sequence AGTGTTGTATATGTAGATTAAGCTTGAAGAAAAACTTATGTGTAGAAAAGAACTGcggaaatatttttcattatgcCTGTATGAAAAAATGGATATCTGTTCAGAAGTCTTGCCCTCTATGCAAATGTACttgctataaaaaaaatttgttatatatttactacgAAATAAacgaagaaaataaaattaatattaatgaaaatttggtaaataaaagtaaagatGAATTATGTGAAGCTTTAATAAAATACGAAGctgaattaataaaaactcaaaatgaaaatgagaaATATGCACTTGAAATTTTAAccttaacaaataaaaataaaattttaagtgatactataaataaaaataatgtcaAAATGAATGAAGATCACtgtgaaaaattaaaattaaaagaattaaaagatGCATATCTGAAAGATAAAATATTCCTCACAACAAAAATTGAAGAATATGATAAAGAACTAAAGAAATACAAAATCGTACAAAATTATTTGGACgatttaaataaagaagacttaaataaaattaatttattatttggtTTTAACATATTAACCTTAGAAGAACAACAAAATgttattcataattatattaaaaactgTCTAAgtaaccaaaaaaaaaatgaaatagttgttaaagaattaaataaaaatataaccgAAAAAGATGACCAAATTCAAAGTTTAAAAGAgaagttatataaatacaagcTCAATCATGATATAACTGATAGTAATGAACAAGTGTccaatgatgaaaatgatacaaaaactattaagattaaaaataagataattaGACGTGTTAAAACATTAGAATCAGTCAGAAAAAATAACAGAAACAGTAACGACAATTCTATTTATTCCAAGTCAAAAACTGCTAATCATAATAGTCTCTTGAATAATAGTATAGGTTTTATgaattttcttaataaaaaaatgaacagtTCAGAGTCTCCTGAACAAGTGAATGTTACTCCAAAAAAACGGAAATATCAACCAATTGAAATAGACCTACTTAGAAATAAATCAGTggacaaaatttttaataacctgactgataaaaattatcataacgaaaataaaaaagaatataacaGTGAAGTATATTCCAATCCAACAGATTCCGGTCAAACAGTAAACTCATTACATAACTACAAAACGCAGACGCCTACTTCCACTTCGTTAAAACTTTTGCACAcctataaaattaatagaaataaaaataggaaatCCTTTCCAATTCAGTCAACTAAAATAACCGATTTTTTTAGAAGAATTTGA
- a CDS encoding hypothetical protein (conserved Plasmodium protein), whose protein sequence is MMNILKNVKLGKAFFNTLNVMKKNNFSTKEKNYEIFENENFLIKFQELKMNKIIYKKDYNEYLKLYKMYNPNYVKLTTEKNNSFKFSICWIINDKTVHVNNEETKKIKAFTVTLCNLKEKLSKLGENLNQAEDDFVITAEGGKESEHGKSLSNIVSKSGQDDIGKGEKNANYVNITGNVNNRNGVHGTNVAQKKEGKRINLCKRVNHKYRGHTVDTLEEKTYTEVDSNCGHIPPRINYSNFEIHVNKSVIMKEEEKKETRINYVKMAKLWELFLFHKENNNVKEEKVYFEILKKLFLKASFFEKNKKKDFQFFENILTSSLLKPDIFISVLNLLYSIFFNSSLSTNNDIMKNGNQVKGSCNSSNHPIVSSTVNGAKINSCSCLVDGNSIVNRKDVYTYRDPAITNVHFKQNNIVVSAKRKNINDTIKLTHISDSQHEYKNRSTENLLLNYDMISKIRRYILKYLFNTFYEKHLGLKSLHDTFDMHYSYKLKYCSRENNLFKFVSLNGVEAEAKNVLLIRCTSKRSAGGTNYTGSTRCTRCDISPGSCSINEGTCSCRCDGSTKDTFFLGLVKKAQRINDLYVLHLDVKKYKLSKCNKDIMLYEEMNMNEDYYECYLNSRSKNCTKILNEYAQKKQYASCSWVNSTPCTDNNSSSNCNNNSNNVYEAVTLTVQLNTISNRIKYSMLNLFDKKEFLNKEIIQVLLNEENGHISKGELKINKFNKILTSVGDYNYLIEEAINKFLQHRKKEINYFNVSDNDLIKKDQIINILYKKLKNDQNEFTKLCNIYKKFDIYQKSVLYDILVNEKLVPVHLVHGAPGSGKSDLISFIIYVLTLEKKNNVFVGTSKHISVQNIRNKLHHLNLSLNRDTMNRRIHQKSDVYIDTIYQAFKIKEKKIKHLIIDEASSLSEYSSLICLNLNCDYIYAFGDDKQLTFPSVINEKKRLEINYLSIFEKLKKHKNIKCHYLLIQYRLIFPIYLFTSFYFYKKKLIASKNIVDNFFHSHIMNKSIFFQILSNYNSSTNLKKKFSQNVGIPILFIDTYDEVFNHQTFEEKINYSYINPFEAQVILKLTQILTLTSQQNVAVLTPYTSQKLYIQKMLEDSDAYRYNDNNSDNNYYDSNNNNYSNNSNNNNYYSNSNNNNYYSNSNNNNYYSNNNNNNNSNNNNNNNSNNNNNNSSNNNNNSSNNNNNSSNNNNNSSNNNNNSSNNNNNSSNNNNNSSNNKNYYNNNSTCHDNEMYRKRENYEMYENILYQKEFNNSCNKVQVDKTITTTAKKQGHISPRANRSSYTHIFNFFKNTNKENRLNESNYHSEDKNVKLDDLDMCNSNQFITTDKMPQLYFSKCKGKYSNNLASSEVKIHLKCKTTNNCSGMNSDHKNDFYGNKLIDLFNRPNDNVVSTYNSEDRENCNTLHKNVHTIDSYQGCENDLIIISTVRSNDKNILGFLNDEKRMNVLLTRMKKGIIIVGNSNTLRNNFFWNEFISFLDFFNSRKSILSFPRLSSFK, encoded by the exons AtgatgaatatattaaaaaacgTAAAATTAGGAAAAGCCTTCTTTAACACCTTGAacgtaatgaaaaaaaataatttttcaacaaaagaaaagaactacgaaatatttgaaaatgaaaattttctaattaaatttcaagaattaaaaatgaacaagataatatataagaagGATTATAACGAATATTTAAAACTGTACAAGATGTATAATCCGAATTATGTCAAGCTAACtacagaaaaaaacaattccTTTAAGTTTTCCATCTGTTGGATAATCAATGATAAAACTGTACATGTGAATAATGAAGAGACTAAAAAGATTAAAGCCTTTACTGTTACCCTatgtaatttaaaagaaaagctGAGCAAACTAGGGGAAAATTTAAATCAAGCAGAAGATGACTTTGTAATAACTGCAGAGGGAGGGAAAGAGAGTGAACATGGAAAAAGCTTGAGTAACATTGTAAGCAAAAGTGGACAGGATGATATAGGTAAAGGTGAAAAGAATGCAAActatgtaaatataacagGCAACGTGAACAATAGAAATGGCGTACATGGCACAAATGTAGCACAAAAGAAGGAGGGAAAACGAATAAATTTATGCAAAAGGGTTAATCATAAGTACAGGGGCCATACAGTGGACACTTTGGAAGAGAAAACCTACACAGAAGTAGATTCAAATTGTGGACACATCCCCCCCCGTATCAATTACAGCAATTTCGAAATACATGTAAATAAGAGTGTAATAATGaaagaagaggaaaaaaaggaaaccagaataaattatgtaaaaatggcaaaattgtgggaattatttttatttcataaagaaaataataatgtgaaagaagaaaaagtatattttgaaattttaaaaaaattatttttaaaagcctctttttttgaaaaaaataaaaaaaaagatttccaattttttgaaaatatactaACTTCGTCACTCCTAAAACcggatatatttattagtgtcttaaatttactttattcaattttttttaattcatcatTAAGtacaaataatgatattatgaaaaatgggAACCAAGTTAAGGGTAGTTGTAACAGTAGTAATCATCCTATTGTAAGTAGCACTGTGAACGGGgcaaaaattaattcatgCAGTTGTTTAGTGGATGGAAATAGTATTGTTAATAGGAAGgatgtgtatacatacagAGATCCAGCCATTACTAATGTacattttaaacaaaataatatagtagTAAGTgctaagagaaaaaatataaatgatacaaTAAAACTTACACACATTTCTGATAGCCAACATGAGTACAAAAATAGGTCCACtgaaaatttattacttAATTACGATATGATCAGCAAAATTAGGAGGTACATACtaaagtatttatttaacaCTTTCTATGAAAAACATTTAGGTCTAAAGAGCCTGCATGATACCTTCGATATGCATTACTCATACAAGTTGAAATACTGCTCAAGGGAAAATAATCTGTTCAAGTTTGTTTCCCTAAACGGGGTTGAAGCGGAAgctaaaaatgttttattgaTTAGGTGTACCAGTAAGAGGAGTGCTGGTGGTACCAACTATACTGGTAGTACTAGGTGTACTAGGTGTGATATTAGCCCTGGAAGTTGTAGTATTAACGAAGGTACTTGCAGTTGTCGTTGTGATGGTAGCACAAAGGATACCTTTTTTCTAGGATTAGTAAAAAAAGCTCAGCGGATCAATGATTTGTATGTCCTACATTtggatgtaaaaaaatataagttgAGTAAATGTAACAAAGACATTATGTTATATGAAGAGATGAACATGAATGAAGATTATTATGAATGCTACTTAAACAGTAGGAGTAAAAATTGTACAAAAATTCTAAATGAATATGCGCAAAAGAAGCAGTATGCTTCGTGTTCGTGGGTCAACAGTACGCCTTGCACAGATAACAACAGTAGTagtaattgtaataataatagtaataacgtGTATGAAGCCGTCACGCTGACCGTTCAACTTAATACCATCTcgaatagaataaaatattccatGTTGAACCTATTCGATAAAAAGGAATTCTTAAATAAGGAAATTATCCAagtattattaaatgaagaaaatggGCACATAAGTAAAGGGgagttaaaaataaacaagtttaataaaatattaactaGTGTAGGagattataattatttaattgaagaagccataaataaattcttacaacacagaaaaaaggaaattaattattttaatgtatcaGACAATGATTTGATAAAAAAGgatcaaataataaatatattgtacaaaaaattgaagaatgACCAAAATGAATTTACCAAActgtgtaatatatataaaaaatttgacatatatcaaaaaagTGTTTTATACGATATCTTAGTTAATGAGAAGCTGGTGCCCGTACACTTGGTTCacg GCGCCCCGGGAAGCGGAAAGAGCGACCTCATTTCTTTCATAATATACGTGTTGACGcttgaaaaaaagaacaacgTTTTTGTTGGAACGAGTAAACACATATCGGTGCAAAATATACGAAACAAATTACATCATTTGAATCTAAGCTTGAATAGAGATACCATGAATAGAAGAATTCATCAAAAATCAGATGTATATATTGACACCATATATCaagcatttaaaataaaagaaaagaagataaaacatttaattatTGATGAAGCTTCAAGTCTATCAGAATACAGTAGTTTGATTTGTCTAAATTTGAATTGTGATTATATATACGCTTTTGGAGATGACAAACAGTTAACATTTCCAAGtgttataaatgaaaagaagagattagaaataaattatttaagtatatttgaaaaattaaaaaagcataaaaacataaagtGTCATTATTTGTTAATACAATATAGATTAATTTTcccaatatatttatttacatctttttatttttataaaaaaaaattgattgcctcaaaaaatattgtagataacttttttcattcgcatattatgaacaaatccatcttttttcaaattttatcaaattaCAATTCTTCAaccaatttaaaaaaaaaattctcacAAAATGTTGGTATcccaattttatttattgataCATATGATGAAGTATTTAACCATCAAACGTTCGAAGAAAAGATTAATTACTCTTATATAAATCCATTCGAGGCTCAggtcattttaaaattaacacAAATTTTGACCTTAACAAGTCAGCAGAATGTTGCTGTTTTGACACCCTATACTAGccaaaaattgtatatacaaaaaatgttaGAGGACAGCGACGCGTACAgatataatgataataacagtgataataattattatgatagtaataacaataattattccaataacagtaataacaataattattacagtaacagtaataacaataattattacagtaacagtaataacaataattattacagtaacaacaataacaacaacaatagtaacaacaataacaacaacaatagtaacaacaataacaacaacagtagtaacaacaataacaacagtagtaacaacaataacaacagtagtaacaacaataacaacagtagtaacaacaataacaacagtagtaacaacaataacaatagtagtaacaacaataacaacagtagtaacaacaaaaattattataataataatagcacaTGCCACGATAATGAAATGTATCGGAAGAGAGAAAACTATGAAATGTATGAAAATATTCTGTATCAAAAAGAGTTTAATAATTCGTGCAATAAAGTTCAAGTAGACAaaactattactactactgctaagAAACAGGGGCATATATCGCCTCGTGCTAACCGTAGCTcttatacacacatattcaatttttttaaaaacacaaataaggaaaatagaTTAAATGAATCTAATTATCATTCAGaagataaaaatgtaaaattagaTGACCTGGATATGTGTAATTCTAATCAATTTATTACTACTGACAAAATGCCCCAGCTATATTTCTCAAAATGTAAGGGGAAATATAGTAACAATTTAGCCTCGTCAGAGGTAAAAATccatttaaaatgtaaaacaaCAAATAATTGCAGTGGTATGAATAGTGATCATAAGAATGACTTTTACGGAAATAAGCTAATTGATTTGTTTAATAGACCAAACGATAATGTAGTATCAACTTATAATTCCGAGGACAGAGAAAATTGCAACactttacataaaaatgtgCATACAATTGACAGCTACCAGGGGTGCGAAAATGacttaattattataagtaCAGTCAGATCAAatgacaaaaatattttaggcTTCCTAAATGATGAAAAGCGAATGAACGTTTTGTTAACCagaatgaaaaaaggaattattaTCGTTGGAAATTCAAATACACTaaggaataattttttctggaatgaatttatatcatttcttGACTTCTTTAATTCAAGAAAGTCTATTTTGAGTTTTCCCCGCTTAAGCAGTTTCAAATGA
- a CDS encoding Voldacs domain-containing protein — MAVSLNTLNEEDLKAMENGGADPVLYKGNDIEFVYNKLNLGGGKLFILEKKVIWVRNKNEYKKEKVTSFKELSTNKIYLKHYEKNKNFYLHLLNDVNSISIDSSNIALHAITSDKNICNSSCVYIQLNSDLSSTFQNDKNDDDDDDEQNSLKSDNENTKSDEDTNILNDETITPEILLVSKNNSSNDEIFRQLSNMDNSFKEQDDDEEDDEGE, encoded by the coding sequence ATGGCAGTTTCTTTAAACACTCTCAATGAAGAAGACCTCAAGGCAATGGAAAATGGGGGAGCAGACCCCGTTTTATACAAAGGCAATGATATAGAGtttgtttataataaattaaatttaggAGGAGggaaattattcatattagagaaaaaagtaatttgggtgagaaataaaaatgaatataaaaaagagaaagtaACAAGCTTTAAGGAATTAtcaacaaataaaatatatttgaagcattatgaaaagaataaaaatttctatTTACACCTTTTAAATGACGTTAATAGCATTAGTATAGACTCTTCGAACATTGCCTTGCATGCAATAACTtctgataaaaatatatgcaatagTTCTTGCGTGTACATACAATTAAATTCAGATTTGTCAAGTACTTttcaaaatgataaaaatgatgatgatgatgatgatgaacAGAACTCTTTAAAAAGtgataatgaaaatacaaaGTCGGATGAGGATACTAATATACTAAATGATGAAACTATAACACCTGAAATATTGCTAGTGAGTAAGAATAACTCATCTAATGATGAAATTTTTCGTCAGTTAAGTAACATGGACAATTCGTTTAAGGAGCAAGACGATGATGAAGAGGATGATGAGGGAGAATAA
- a CDS encoding histone H3-like centromeric protein CSE4, whose protein sequence is MVRTKKNAVNHNPLNIINLDGNLPINNIAQNRLSHKQIISKTNRTINEGNLNEVSQKGLKKARIRRPHRYRPGVLALKEIRAYQSTTQLLIPKIPFVRVVKEITRLFELPGDQFRYTPEALLALQTASEAYLVSLFEDAYLCSLHANRVTLMPKDIHLARRIRGRD, encoded by the coding sequence ATGGTGAGGACAAAAAAGAATGCCGTAAATCATAACCCattaaacataattaattTGGATGGGAATCTAcctataaataatattgcaCAAAATAGATTATCacataaacaaattatttcTAAAACGAATAGAACTATAAATGAAGGAAACTTAAATGAAGTTTCACAAAAAGGTTTAAAGAAAGCACGTATTAGACGACCACATAGATATAGACCAGGTGTTTTAgctttaaaagaaataagagCTTACCAAAGTACTACACAATTATTAATTCCAAAAATACCATTCGTAAGAGTAGTAAAAGAAATTACTCGTTTGTTTGAATTACCAGGTGATCAGTTTCGTTATACTCCTGAGGCCTTGTTAGCTCTTCAAACAGCGTCAGAAGCTTATTTAGTTAGTTTATTTGAAGATGCATATTTATGTTCTCTTCACGCAAATAGAGTTACCCTTATGCCAAAAGACATACACTTAGCTAGAAGAATACGAGGACGAGACTGA